One stretch of Halalkalicoccus sp. NIPERK01 DNA includes these proteins:
- a CDS encoding gamma-glutamylcyclotransferase translates to MTRVFVYGTLTDPERADALLDRYRIGPDAVLRGLHRVEGRYPTLAPGSEVRGRLLETPELDRLDAYEGVESGLYARVTLPVSDGVNAECYVGDPGPLGADAEWPGTGPFDARVRSYLEDHAVEIGRNE, encoded by the coding sequence ATGACTCGCGTGTTCGTCTACGGGACGCTCACCGACCCCGAGCGGGCCGACGCGCTGCTCGACCGGTACCGGATCGGTCCCGACGCGGTCCTTCGCGGGCTTCACCGCGTCGAGGGCCGATACCCGACGCTCGCACCGGGCAGCGAGGTACGGGGACGCCTGCTGGAAACCCCCGAACTCGACCGTCTCGACGCCTACGAAGGGGTCGAGTCGGGGCTCTACGCTCGCGTGACGCTCCCCGTCTCGGACGGGGTGAACGCCGAGTGTTACGTCGGCGACCCCGGCCCCTTGGGGGCCGACGCCGAGTGGCCCGGAACGGGACCGTTCGACGCGCGCGTGCGTTCCTATCTCGAGGACCACGCGGTCGAGATCGGCCGAAACGAATGA
- the citZ gene encoding citrate synthase: MADDLKEGLEGVLVAESSLSHIDGEEGTLIYRGYAIEDLAREASYEEVLYLLWEGELPTREQLEAFNREMVAERALDDAILDTVEALAAADAEPMAALRTIVSQLSTTDPAGETDPQDRDATLEKSRRITAKVPTIIAAFARLRDGDDPVPPRDDLNHAENFLYMLNGEEPDETAAETFDAALVLHADHGLNASTFSAMVTASTLSDVHSAVTSAIGTLKGGLHGGANQNVMEMLLEVDESDKDPVKWVRDALDSGRRVAGFGHRVYDVKDPRAYILGDFSESLAEEAGDMKWYDYSVAIEEFMQEEKGIAPNVDFYSATTYYQMGVPIDLYTPIFALSRVGGWTAHVAEQYEGNRIMRPRARYVGPEDQEFVPIDER; encoded by the coding sequence ATGGCAGACGACCTGAAAGAGGGGCTCGAAGGTGTGTTGGTCGCCGAATCCTCACTCAGCCACATCGACGGGGAGGAGGGGACGCTCATCTATCGCGGCTACGCCATCGAGGACCTGGCCCGCGAGGCGAGCTACGAGGAGGTGCTCTACCTGCTCTGGGAGGGCGAGCTCCCCACGCGCGAGCAGCTCGAGGCCTTCAATCGGGAGATGGTCGCCGAGCGGGCGCTCGACGACGCGATCCTCGACACCGTGGAGGCGCTCGCCGCGGCCGACGCCGAACCGATGGCTGCCCTCCGCACGATCGTCTCACAGCTCTCGACGACCGACCCCGCCGGCGAGACCGACCCGCAGGACCGAGACGCCACCCTGGAAAAGAGCCGACGGATCACGGCCAAGGTCCCGACGATCATCGCGGCGTTCGCCCGTCTCCGTGACGGGGACGACCCCGTCCCTCCGCGCGACGACCTGAACCACGCCGAGAACTTCCTCTACATGCTCAACGGCGAGGAACCCGACGAGACCGCCGCCGAGACGTTCGACGCGGCGCTCGTCCTCCACGCCGACCACGGGCTGAACGCCTCGACGTTCTCGGCGATGGTGACCGCGAGCACCCTCTCGGACGTCCACAGCGCGGTCACGAGCGCGATCGGCACCCTCAAGGGAGGGCTCCACGGCGGCGCGAACCAGAACGTCATGGAGATGCTGCTCGAGGTCGACGAGAGCGACAAGGACCCCGTCAAATGGGTTCGCGACGCCCTCGACTCGGGCCGGCGGGTCGCCGGGTTCGGCCACCGCGTCTACGACGTCAAGGATCCTCGAGCCTATATCCTCGGGGACTTCTCGGAGTCGCTCGCCGAGGAGGCCGGCGACATGAAGTGGTACGACTACAGCGTCGCCATTGAGGAGTTCATGCAAGAGGAAAAGGGAATCGCCCCGAACGTCGACTTCTACTCCGCGACCACCTACTACCAGATGGGCGTCCCGATCGACCTGTACACCCCGATCTTCGCGCTCTCGCGCGTCGGCGGGTGGACGGCCCACGTCGCAGAACAGTACGAGGGCAACCGGATCATGCGCCCACGGGCGCGCTACGTCGGCCCCGAGGACCAGGAGTTCGTTCCGATCGACGAGCGCTGA